One window from the genome of Kineosporia corallincola encodes:
- a CDS encoding aspartate aminotransferase family protein translates to MSGLAASGFLNRYAASFGRNKALLLRMSGLTAGEVSAEGAWITDENGRRWLDFGSFGVHLLGHRHPAVTAVAHAQLDRMGLSGKILGNHAATACAQALLASGPPGLDRVSFANTGSEAVEMAIKLAVLATGRTGLVALRGSYHGKTTGALRLSGSMTDRLPPELVPSAVFTDPRDPADRERLRQLLRTCSVAAVFAEPVQGEGGILPLDTDYLTFLREETRSTGTLLVLDEIQTGLGRCGRTWRSATDVRPDLLLAGKVLGGGLLPVAAVLYSSGRIGDSNADPVVLASSFAGGALAGAVGATVLELVTRDEFLTGVHQLGERTRHRLRELFAGDARITEVRGEGLMIGLQTAGPQVAGHVVLEAARRGVLVSFCLSDPRVLRIYPPAVTGAADLDDGLDRLAEAVAATPFDPENASEKGLSHA, encoded by the coding sequence GTGAGCGGCTTGGCCGCATCCGGTTTCCTGAACCGCTACGCCGCGTCGTTCGGCCGCAACAAGGCCCTGCTGCTGCGGATGTCCGGCCTGACCGCGGGCGAGGTGAGTGCCGAGGGCGCCTGGATCACCGACGAGAACGGGCGGCGCTGGCTGGACTTCGGGTCGTTCGGGGTGCACCTGCTCGGCCACCGGCATCCCGCGGTGACGGCGGTCGCGCACGCGCAGCTCGACCGGATGGGGCTGTCCGGGAAGATCCTCGGCAACCACGCCGCCACCGCCTGCGCCCAGGCCCTGCTGGCGTCCGGGCCGCCCGGCCTGGACCGGGTCTCGTTCGCCAACACCGGTTCCGAGGCCGTGGAGATGGCGATCAAGCTCGCCGTCCTGGCCACCGGCCGCACCGGCCTGGTGGCCCTGCGCGGCTCGTACCACGGCAAGACCACCGGCGCGCTGCGGCTCTCCGGCTCGATGACCGACCGGCTGCCACCGGAACTGGTGCCATCGGCCGTCTTCACCGATCCGCGTGACCCCGCGGACCGCGAGCGGCTGCGGCAGCTGCTGCGGACCTGTTCGGTGGCCGCGGTGTTCGCCGAGCCGGTCCAGGGCGAGGGTGGCATCCTGCCGCTCGACACCGACTACCTGACCTTCCTGCGCGAGGAGACCCGTTCCACCGGAACCCTTCTCGTGCTCGACGAGATCCAGACCGGGCTGGGCCGCTGCGGCCGCACCTGGCGCTCGGCCACCGACGTGCGTCCCGACCTGCTGCTGGCCGGCAAGGTGCTGGGCGGCGGCCTGCTCCCGGTGGCCGCCGTGCTGTACTCCTCCGGCCGGATCGGCGACAGCAACGCCGACCCGGTGGTGCTGGCGTCGTCGTTCGCCGGCGGCGCGCTCGCCGGTGCCGTCGGCGCGACCGTGCTGGAACTGGTGACCCGAGACGAATTCCTCACCGGCGTCCACCAGCTGGGAGAGCGCACCCGTCACCGGCTGCGGGAGCTGTTCGCCGGCGACGCCCGGATCACCGAGGTGCGCGGCGAGGGGCTGATGATCGGTCTCCAGACGGCCGGGCCACAGGTCGCCGGGCACGTGGTGCTGGAGGCCGCGCGCCGGGGCGTGCTGGTCAGCTTCTGTCTCAGCGATCCCCGGGTGCTGCGCATCTATCCCCCGGCCGTCACCGGTGCCGCCGATCTGGACGACGGCCTGGACCGCCTGGCCGAAGCCGTCGCGGCCACCCCCTTCGACCCCGAGAACGCCTCCGAGAAAGGCCTTTCGCATGCCTAG
- a CDS encoding MFS transporter: protein MSGSPAAPLTALARHYMLPEDRSHRILVFFILVNTFGQGMYLSAGLLYLTRSVGFPASQVGLALTVAGVLSLPAGVLIGRLSDRHGPRNLTMILLVVEGFAMLALTLVGNLAALLVVATVGAVGLQGSRTMRAVLIGRAGGGERVRLRSYMRAVSNFSMALGSAAGAVALQLDNRPGYLTVIVINGLTFFVSAAVLALLPAYPPVPAPPGAAPGRARVTGNRPFLAVTLLNAVMTLQYPVLTVALPLWISEHTDAPRAMVSAVLVVNTVLVVLLQVRVGQSVTDGRAAVRAMRTAGFVFLATSVAFSVTGHLSAWTASAVLLVAMAVHTFGELWHAAASFELAYGLAPEHAQGEYQGVFAFGVSGAMAVAPGLLTLLCLDWAPQGWYVLGGLLLLSGLLTGPAAAAAARRAGVADSSGTTKLLTS, encoded by the coding sequence ATGTCCGGCTCACCGGCCGCGCCGCTGACCGCCCTGGCGCGGCACTACATGCTGCCCGAGGACCGGTCGCACCGGATCCTGGTGTTCTTCATCCTCGTCAACACCTTCGGCCAGGGCATGTACCTGAGCGCGGGACTGCTCTACCTGACCCGCAGCGTCGGGTTCCCGGCCTCGCAGGTCGGTCTGGCCCTCACCGTCGCCGGGGTGCTCTCGCTGCCCGCCGGGGTGCTGATCGGCCGGCTGTCCGACCGGCACGGCCCACGCAACCTGACCATGATCCTGCTGGTGGTCGAGGGTTTCGCGATGCTCGCCCTGACGCTGGTGGGCAACCTGGCCGCGCTGCTGGTGGTGGCCACGGTCGGCGCCGTCGGCCTCCAGGGCAGCCGCACGATGCGGGCCGTGCTGATCGGCCGGGCCGGTGGTGGCGAGCGGGTGCGGCTGCGCTCGTACATGCGCGCCGTGTCGAACTTCTCGATGGCCCTGGGGTCGGCGGCCGGGGCGGTGGCGCTCCAGCTCGACAACCGGCCCGGATACCTCACGGTGATCGTGATCAACGGGCTCACGTTCTTCGTGTCCGCGGCGGTGCTGGCGCTGCTGCCCGCCTACCCGCCGGTGCCCGCGCCCCCGGGCGCGGCCCCGGGCCGGGCCCGGGTCACCGGCAACCGGCCGTTCCTCGCCGTCACCCTGCTGAACGCCGTGATGACCTTGCAGTACCCGGTTCTCACCGTCGCCCTGCCGCTGTGGATCTCCGAGCACACCGACGCGCCCCGGGCCATGGTGTCGGCCGTGCTGGTGGTCAACACCGTGCTGGTGGTGCTGCTCCAGGTGCGGGTCGGGCAGAGCGTGACCGACGGCCGGGCGGCCGTACGGGCCATGCGCACGGCGGGTTTCGTCTTCCTGGCCACCAGCGTGGCCTTCTCGGTGACCGGGCACCTGTCGGCCTGGACGGCGTCCGCTGTTCTGCTGGTCGCGATGGCCGTGCACACGTTCGGCGAACTGTGGCACGCGGCGGCCAGTTTCGAGCTGGCCTACGGCCTGGCGCCGGAGCACGCCCAGGGCGAGTACCAGGGCGTGTTCGCCTTCGGGGTGAGCGGTGCCATGGCGGTGGCGCCGGGCCTGCTCACCCTGCTGTGCCTGGACTGGGCGCCGCAGGGCTGGTACGTGCTGGGTGGCCTGCTGCTGCTGTCCGGGTTGCTGACCGGCCCGGCCGCCGCGGCGGCGGCGCGGCGGGCCGGGGTCGCGGACAGCTCCGGGACGACGAAACTGCTTACCTCATAG
- a CDS encoding type II toxin-antitoxin system RatA family toxin, with protein MPSVRTSVLVPGADIDYVWSVVRDFEKHPDYMADVLDIRFLERDDVTALSSWRVLLNGSELTWEERDHFHPPHRIDFDQTEGDLEVFRGSWTLTQTDEGVDVVLDIEFDLGIPSLAAVLDPVGIQAIHSNSRSMLTAISERRPEPASR; from the coding sequence ATGCCTAGCGTCCGTACCTCCGTGCTCGTGCCCGGCGCCGACATCGACTACGTGTGGAGCGTGGTGCGCGACTTCGAGAAGCACCCGGACTACATGGCCGACGTGCTGGACATCCGCTTCCTGGAGCGGGACGACGTCACCGCCCTGAGCTCCTGGCGGGTGCTGCTCAACGGCAGCGAGCTGACCTGGGAGGAGCGGGACCACTTCCACCCGCCGCACCGGATCGACTTCGACCAGACGGAGGGCGATCTGGAGGTGTTCCGCGGATCGTGGACGCTGACCCAGACCGACGAGGGGGTGGACGTGGTGCTGGACATCGAGTTCGATCTCGGGATCCCCTCGCTGGCAGCGGTTCTGGACCCGGTCGGGATCCAGGCCATCCACTCCAACTCGCGCAGCATGCTCACCGCGATCAGCGAGCGGCGTCCCGAGCCGGCATCCCGGTGA
- a CDS encoding SDR family oxidoreductase produces MTHEVRTAVVTGASSGIGAAIATRLAGDGYRVVLVARRRERIGELAAALGGIAVAADVTDPDVARRFAGRDWRCDVLVNCAGGALGAEPVGTGAVADWSAMYDVNVLGTVRMLQTFLDDLLERQGAVINISSTAALAGYEGGAGYCAAKSGVRALTQSLRLELAGKPVRVVEILPGMVHTDEFALNRFRGDAGRAQAVYQGVDRPLTADDVARCVSFACGLPSHVNIDEMIVRPVAQAAQHKVHRERLHWNEPLAVPGPRWV; encoded by the coding sequence ATGACCCACGAGGTGAGGACGGCCGTGGTGACCGGGGCGAGCAGCGGCATCGGCGCCGCGATCGCCACCCGGCTGGCCGGCGACGGGTACCGGGTGGTGCTGGTGGCCCGGCGCCGGGAGCGGATCGGCGAGCTGGCCGCCGCCCTGGGCGGGATCGCGGTGGCCGCCGACGTCACCGACCCGGACGTCGCGCGGCGGTTCGCCGGTCGCGACTGGCGGTGCGACGTGCTGGTGAACTGCGCCGGCGGGGCGCTGGGGGCCGAGCCGGTCGGCACCGGCGCGGTCGCGGACTGGTCGGCGATGTACGACGTCAACGTGCTCGGCACCGTGCGCATGCTCCAGACGTTCCTGGACGATCTGCTGGAGCGGCAGGGCGCCGTGATCAACATCTCCTCCACCGCCGCCCTGGCCGGGTACGAGGGCGGTGCCGGGTACTGCGCGGCCAAGAGCGGGGTGCGGGCGCTGACCCAGTCGCTGCGGCTGGAACTGGCGGGCAAACCCGTTCGCGTGGTGGAGATTCTGCCGGGCATGGTGCACACCGACGAGTTCGCGCTGAACCGCTTCCGGGGTGACGCCGGTCGGGCGCAGGCCGTGTACCAGGGGGTGGACCGGCCCCTGACGGCGGACGACGTGGCCCGGTGTGTGTCGTTTGCCTGTGGCTTGCCGTCGCATGTCAATATTGACGAGATGATCGTTCGCCCAGTGGCCCAGGCGGCCCAGCACAAGGTGCACCGGGAACGCCTGCACTGGAACGAGCCGCTCGCCGTGCCCGGCCCCCGATGGGTTTAA
- a CDS encoding ATP-grasp domain-containing protein, protein MGYVLVLHRWTLRQARYSAYPRAGHEVVFLATPASALTTGAPADQLVRVTSLDDPAEVDAAITALLESRGTPERIVGLNEADLMTAARWRERLALPGDGPRTVARFRDKLTMLGLVRSGGVVPVPEFLPAGDTAGAVAAAGRLGYPVVCKPRDGTASLGVRLIDGPGDWDGVEVTVPSIVQRRCDWPIGHVDGWWDGRETVVARSSLYVNDCANFLTGRGLGSYELGPGPRATAMTGAAHDVLTLMSPGRPTVFHLELFVGEHGEVRFLEIAARAGGAEIPFLWREVHGTDLIRVAWCFQMGLPVTPEAPETYRAPESDQAVGVDQEVGAGREPVRAGWALSHQATRDVPHVYWSSQAGPPDAAGVYEGARTRYRLRAAEPEQVEKAIQEILLPEEA, encoded by the coding sequence ATGGGGTACGTGCTGGTCCTGCATCGCTGGACCCTCCGGCAGGCACGGTATTCCGCCTATCCCCGGGCCGGGCACGAGGTGGTCTTCCTGGCCACCCCGGCCTCGGCCCTCACCACCGGAGCCCCGGCGGATCAGCTGGTCCGGGTGACCTCGCTCGACGACCCGGCCGAGGTGGACGCCGCGATCACGGCCCTCCTGGAGTCCCGGGGCACACCCGAGCGGATCGTCGGGCTGAACGAGGCCGACCTGATGACGGCGGCCCGGTGGCGGGAGCGGCTCGCCCTGCCCGGCGACGGGCCGCGGACCGTCGCCCGGTTCCGGGACAAGCTGACGATGCTCGGCCTGGTCCGCTCCGGCGGTGTGGTGCCGGTGCCGGAGTTCCTCCCGGCCGGAGACACCGCCGGGGCGGTGGCGGCCGCCGGCCGGCTCGGCTACCCGGTGGTGTGCAAACCCCGTGACGGCACAGCCAGTCTCGGGGTGCGGCTGATCGACGGCCCGGGGGACTGGGACGGGGTGGAGGTGACCGTGCCCAGTATCGTGCAGCGCCGCTGCGACTGGCCGATCGGTCACGTGGACGGCTGGTGGGACGGCCGGGAGACGGTGGTGGCGCGCAGTTCGCTGTACGTCAACGACTGCGCGAACTTCCTCACCGGCCGCGGCCTGGGCTCGTACGAGCTCGGGCCGGGCCCCCGGGCCACGGCGATGACCGGGGCCGCCCATGACGTGCTCACCCTGATGTCGCCCGGCCGCCCCACGGTGTTCCACCTCGAGCTGTTCGTCGGTGAGCACGGCGAGGTGCGGTTCCTGGAGATCGCGGCCCGCGCCGGGGGCGCGGAGATCCCGTTCCTGTGGCGGGAGGTGCACGGCACCGACCTGATCCGGGTGGCCTGGTGCTTCCAGATGGGGCTGCCCGTCACCCCGGAAGCGCCGGAGACCTACCGGGCACCCGAGTCTGACCAGGCGGTCGGGGTGGACCAGGAGGTCGGGGCCGGGCGGGAACCGGTGCGGGCCGGCTGGGCGCTGTCGCACCAGGCCACCCGCGACGTGCCGCACGTGTACTGGTCCAGCCAGGCCGGGCCGCCGGACGCGGCCGGCGTGTACGAGGGCGCGCGGACCCGCTACCGGCTGCGGGCCGCCGAGCCCGAGCAGGTCGAAAAGGCGATCCAGGAAATTCTTCTCCCGGAGGAAGCATGA
- a CDS encoding DUF6031 family protein, translated as MPPSPGTAQLPGTVRLFPSARSGRGLPAASAVEAWATAAWLLAVEGRAYLEDLEGGADQPLLRRVVRVKLLELLYDIDTRLAGCLPVAEEHQLALALTYGLHDVAGLEGADLVEVFALAADDDETDGLVPQLWDRLCAAFPGDLPDPLQAGGQREILRALRHWSRMCAAAGTDAGFLEPFLKDA; from the coding sequence ATGCCGCCGTCCCCCGGCACCGCGCAGCTGCCCGGTACCGTCCGTCTCTTCCCCTCCGCGCGCTCCGGGCGCGGGCTGCCCGCCGCGAGCGCGGTGGAGGCCTGGGCCACCGCCGCCTGGCTGCTCGCCGTCGAGGGCCGCGCCTACCTCGAAGACCTGGAGGGCGGCGCGGACCAGCCGCTGCTGCGCCGGGTGGTGCGGGTGAAGCTGCTGGAACTGCTCTACGACATCGACACCCGCCTGGCCGGGTGCCTGCCGGTCGCCGAGGAGCACCAGCTCGCGCTGGCCCTCACCTACGGCCTGCACGACGTCGCCGGTCTCGAGGGAGCCGACCTGGTGGAGGTCTTCGCCCTGGCCGCCGACGACGACGAGACCGACGGCCTGGTGCCGCAGCTGTGGGACCGGCTGTGCGCCGCCTTCCCCGGCGACCTGCCCGACCCGTTGCAGGCCGGCGGGCAGCGCGAGATCCTGCGGGCCCTGCGGCACTGGTCCCGGATGTGCGCCGCCGCCGGCACCGACGCCGGTTTCCTCGAGCCCTTCCTGAAGGACGCGTGA
- a CDS encoding SDR family oxidoreductase, with amino-acid sequence MTAGRIVVTGANGAVGSEFLAHLADQAPDAELVAVFSSTASRDSFLGRVPQGLASALRCVVRDLGDGPATRALAAELGPARNTVLVHAAANVSWSATPQAAHHGNVVVTRHTAELARALGARFLYVSSAYTATENWLYRNTYEASKAEAERMLRAGFADLDLSVFSCSLVVGHSRTGEISRFHGMYPLLGLVERYEPPFLPGDRDARIDIVPVDWVAANLCTMTTRLLAGMPAYDVVASAGDQAPTLGELVTATVTVLNRARREQGRPELADVPLVPYRRWDFLRRSVTAWQVTQIRMPHQQFLERLVGIYRPYLETALVRPPQGVTAPCPGWSSYLDTVVEHWRARSHRPARMEPAR; translated from the coding sequence GTGACCGCCGGCCGGATCGTCGTCACCGGCGCGAACGGCGCGGTGGGCAGTGAGTTCCTGGCCCACCTGGCCGACCAGGCCCCGGACGCGGAACTGGTCGCGGTGTTCAGCTCCACGGCCAGCCGGGACTCCTTCCTGGGCCGGGTGCCGCAGGGCCTGGCGAGCGCTCTGCGTTGTGTGGTGCGCGATCTGGGCGACGGCCCGGCCACCCGGGCCCTGGCCGCTGAACTCGGCCCGGCCCGGAACACCGTGCTGGTGCACGCGGCCGCCAACGTCAGCTGGTCGGCCACCCCGCAGGCCGCGCACCACGGCAACGTGGTGGTCACCCGGCACACCGCGGAACTGGCCCGCGCGCTGGGCGCCCGGTTCCTCTACGTCTCCTCCGCCTACACCGCGACCGAGAACTGGCTCTACCGCAACACCTACGAGGCGTCCAAGGCCGAGGCCGAGCGTATGCTCCGGGCCGGGTTCGCCGACCTGGACCTGTCCGTGTTCTCGTGCAGCCTGGTGGTGGGACACAGCCGCACCGGCGAGATCTCGCGCTTCCACGGGATGTATCCGCTGCTCGGGCTGGTGGAGCGGTACGAGCCGCCGTTCCTGCCCGGCGACCGGGACGCCCGCATCGACATCGTGCCGGTCGACTGGGTGGCCGCGAACCTGTGCACGATGACCACGCGGCTGCTGGCGGGCATGCCCGCGTACGACGTGGTGGCCTCGGCGGGTGATCAAGCGCCGACGCTGGGCGAGCTGGTCACGGCGACGGTGACGGTGCTCAACCGGGCCCGCCGCGAGCAGGGCCGCCCGGAGCTGGCCGACGTCCCCCTGGTGCCCTACCGGCGCTGGGACTTCCTGCGACGCTCGGTCACGGCCTGGCAGGTCACCCAGATCCGGATGCCCCATCAGCAGTTCCTGGAACGCCTGGTCGGCATCTACCGGCCCTACCTGGAGACGGCGCTGGTGCGCCCGCCGCAGGGGGTCACGGCGCCCTGCCCCGGCTGGAGCAGCTACCTGGACACCGTGGTGGAGCACTGGCGTGCCCGGTCCCACCGCCCCGCACGGATGGAGCCGGCCCGATGA
- a CDS encoding LysE family translocator codes for MVTWTAVGGVAVIALGMVLTPGPNMVYLASRSISQGRVAGLISLAGVGLGFLVYMVAAGLGLAALFDAVPAAYTVLKLAGAGYLLYLAWGMLRPGGMSPFEPRLLEPHSPARLFTMGLVTNLLNPKIALMYASLIPQFVKPDEGSVFGQFLLLGLVQISIALSINGSIVLAADQVSRFLKGRPWAIRLQRGLAGTLLGVFAVRLALTKRPA; via the coding sequence GTGGTCACCTGGACAGCTGTCGGCGGGGTTGCCGTCATCGCCCTGGGCATGGTGCTCACGCCCGGGCCGAACATGGTCTACCTGGCCTCACGTTCCATCTCCCAGGGGCGGGTCGCCGGCCTGATCTCCCTGGCCGGCGTCGGGCTCGGCTTCCTGGTCTACATGGTGGCCGCCGGGCTCGGGCTGGCGGCCCTGTTCGACGCCGTCCCGGCGGCGTACACGGTGCTCAAGCTGGCCGGTGCGGGGTATCTGCTCTACCTGGCCTGGGGAATGCTGCGCCCGGGCGGCATGTCACCGTTCGAGCCGCGGTTGCTCGAACCCCACAGCCCGGCCCGGCTGTTCACCATGGGCCTGGTGACCAACCTGCTCAACCCCAAGATCGCCCTGATGTACGCGTCGCTCATCCCGCAGTTCGTGAAGCCCGACGAGGGTTCGGTGTTCGGCCAGTTTTTGCTGCTGGGCCTGGTCCAGATCAGCATCGCGCTCAGCATCAACGGCAGCATCGTGCTGGCCGCCGACCAGGTCAGCCGGTTCCTCAAGGGCCGTCCCTGGGCCATCCGGCTCCAGCGCGGCCTGGCCGGCACCCTGCTCGGGGTGTTCGCGGTGCGCCTGGCCCTGACCAAGCGCCCGGCCTGA